A region of the Rhodothermales bacterium genome:
TCCTTCAAAAAAACAACCCGATGAAAATCGACATCCCCTTCGACATCACGACCTGGGACCCGACTCCCTACGACGCTCCCGAAGCCGGGCCCGCACTCTTCCGCGTAACCGTCAAGAAGACCTACAAGGGCCCGCTGACCGGCGAGGGCGTGGCGGAACTCCTGCTCTGCGGTCAGGAAGGCTACCTGGCCAACGAGCGCGTCTCCGGCGAACTGGAGGGGCGGTCGGGCACGTTCGTGCTGCAGCATGGCGGCGTCCGACAGGGAGAGGAGGCCGTGATGCAGTTCGGCCTCGTCATCCCGGGGTCCGGAACCGGCGAACTGGCCA
Encoded here:
- a CDS encoding DUF3224 domain-containing protein, whose translation is LQKNNPMKIDIPFDITTWDPTPYDAPEAGPALFRVTVKKTYKGPLTGEGVAELLLCGQEGYLANERVSGELEGRSGTFVLQHGGVRQGEEAVMQFGLVIPGSGTGELANLRGDATFAHGKLSLDYRFD